In Vespa crabro chromosome 7, iyVesCrab1.2, whole genome shotgun sequence, a single window of DNA contains:
- the LOC124425393 gene encoding transient receptor potential cation channel trpm isoform X2: MIDKNKSSRMATERSWIEATFQKRECSKFIPSAKDEHRFTEVQGDKNAEYDVITSSRCCCGYSYTYHCGTGADVPSYANSGSIEKEREQWSPGKNTNPYPTDAYGTIEFQGGPHPTKAQYVRLAHDTRPEPIVQLLCREWNLGLPKLLITVHGGRPNFELQPSLKKVLRKGLLKAAKTTGAWIFTGGTNTGVTRQVGDALLLERSQRQGRVVSIGIAPWGVLDKNHELIGRGEEVPYDCLSSPWTKYTVLNNRHAYFLLVDNGTEGRYGAEIVLRRKLEKYISNLKLQPYTHSSIPVVALVIEGGTNTIRSVLEYVTDVPPVPVVVCDGSGRAADLIAFMHKYASEGDGETGDGEGPLESMREHLLETIKRTFKVSVEQTNQLYSELLQCTRKKHLITVFRITQDRPQELDQTILTALFKSKQLSPAEQLSLSLIWNRVDIARSEIFVYGQKWPAGALEQAMMQALQHDRIDFVKLLLENGVSMRKFLSIPRLEELYNTKEGPSNTLGYILRDVRPNIPRGYMYTLHDIGLVINKLMGGAYRAQYTRRRFRVIYTKVMKRSGGQQQHMHRNSCVLSSGTRYYSGSGNKSDSLTMSLLAETVPANRDTPLFDYPFNELLIWAVLTKRQQMALLMWQHGEEALAKALVALKLYKAMAHEAAEDDLETEVYDELRGYGKEFENIALELLDYCYRQDDDQTQQLLTSELQNWSGQTCLSLAVTANHRPLLAHPCSQIILADLWMGGLRTRKNTNLKVVLGLLCPVYISRLEFKSREELQLMPQTQEEHLIALEDEKEDSDSEHGTSNGPDVEKRLRRSLSIRNKCSSHQGIKALISSEHSTTVVKETIVQENGKVLADNDEGTHRAYGIRSDYYDNKNSRPLRLKKKLYEFYTAPITKFWANAIAYIVFLLLFSYCILIQMGEHPSLAEIYAISYICTLGCEKVREIATSEPAKLSHKFSVWAWNMWNPCDAAAIIFFQIGLALRLRHSTFDVGRVIYCVDCIYWYLRILNILGVNKYLGPLVTMMGKMVKNMIYFVVLLLVVLMSFGVSRQAILNPNAEPKWRIVRDIFMEPYFMLYGEVYADNIDPDCGNEPGMPECLPGRWITPAVMSVYLLVANILLINLLIAVFNNIFNEVNAVAHQVWMFQRFTVVMEYEQKPVLPPPLIAVCHIYLLVKYLLRHLTRGKRSTGETCDNGLKLFLEADDMERLYDFEEDCVEGYFREQELKLQMSTEERVKITTERVENMHQKIEDIDKKEHTQNASLQAVEFRIRKLEELSEQTLAHLGVIHRFMATHMPNEGFPTFDIDIRQRRVSERSDAFSETDSHTQLPSLILRRKRLLRSQTDATFLNIEQPLEDDALKNSETITSRENLSRNDSSVSIVDPQNVQEDVKTTASQESEVSKDVGEVESTIKKEVSLEREVSSEAPASEPLRQDSTERPIRQNSRTRSESDDVVMIPPPNIQRGVTWAEPRVAVIPSSVTSAGSTQRSILLAMRAEYTSITDELESYCGLLSPPRTPPVSPPLSRNRNVSEINNPEMAWQIENEHLRDAEECDYQQMEDLIQRRYKEDEDESSNPPEDGATANFFAISNEHRQLRRSSAIDEDSRRPPPTISVTREIEQTLSRPPAIRDAESPDPSDKNMSTVPAPASETMC, encoded by the exons ATGATAGATAAGAATAAATCCAGCCGAATG gCAACCGAACGCAGTTGGATAGAAGCAACTTTTCAAAAAAGAGAATGTTCCAAGTTTATTCCAAGTGCTAAGGATGAACATag GTTCACAGAAGTACAGGGAGATAAGAATGCAGAATACGATGTGATCACTTCTTCCAG ATGTTGTTGTGGTTATTCTTATACATACCATTGTGGGACTGGAGCAGATGTTCCAAGTTATGCCAACAGTGGTTCCATAGAAAAAGAACGTGAGCAATGGTCTCCaggaaaaaatacaaatcctTATCCAACCGATGCATATGGTACTATTGAATTTCAAGGTGGACCACATCCAACTAAAGCACaa TATGTAAGATTAGCTCATGATACTCGGCCAGAACCTATAGTACAATTATTGTGTCGAGAATGGAATTTAGGATTAcctaaattattaattactgtTCATGGTGGCCGACCAAATTTTGAATTACAGCCaagtttgaaaaaagtttTACGTAAAGGTTTATTGAAAGCTGCTAAAACAACTGGAGCTTGGATTTTCACAGGAGGAACAAATACAG gaGTTACACGTCAAGTTGGCGATGCTTTGCTATTAGAACGATCACAACGACAGGGTCGAGTAGTAAGCATAGGTATAGCTCCATGGGGGGTATTAGATAAAAATCACGAATTAATAGGACGTGGTGAAGAGGTACCATATGATTGCCTTTCTTCTCcttg gaCTAAATACACAGTTCTGAATAACCGACATGCTTACTTTTTATTGGTGGATAATGGTACTGAAGGTCGATATGGAGCAGAAATTGTATTGCgtagaaaattagaaaaatatatatctaatttaaaACTACAGCCGT atacACACAGTAGCATACCTGTAGTGGCATTAGTAATTGAAGGAGGAACAAACACGATACGTTCGGTATTAGAATATGTTACAGATGTTCCTCCAGTTCCTGTTGTTGTTTGCGATGGATCAGGACGTGCAGCTGATCTCATCGCTTTTATGCACAA ATATGCTAGTGAAGGAGATGGTGAAACTGGAGATGGTGAAGGACCGTTGGAAAGTATGAGAGAACATCTTCTGGAAACCATTAAACGCACTTTTAAAGTTTCTGTTGAACAAACAAATCAATTGTATTCTGAATTACTCCAATGTACCCGTAAGAAACATCTG ataACCGTATTCAGGATAACGCAAGATCGTCCACAAGAATTGGatcaaacaatattaacagCTTTATTTAAATCCAAACAATTATCTCCAGCCGAACAATTATCATTGTCTTTAATATGGAATAGAGTGGACATAGCTCGTAGTGAAATTTTTGTATATGGTCAAAAATGGCCGGCGGGTGCATTGGAGCAAGCTATGATGCAAGCTTTACAACACGATAGAATCGATTTCGTTAAATTACTTTTGGAAAATGGCGTATCcatgagaaaatttttatctatacctCGTTTGGAAGAACTTTATAACACA AAAGAAGGCCCATCGAATACATTAGGCTATATTCTGCGAGATGTACGGCCTAATATTCCACGTGGGTACATGTATACATTACATGATATTGGATTAGTAATCAACAAACTCATGGGTGGAGCTTATCGTGCACAATATACACGTAGAAGATTTCGTGTGATTTATACCAAAGTAATGAAAAGATCTGGTGGACAGCAACAACATATGCATCGGAATAGTTGTGTTTTAAGTTCTGGTACTCGTTATTATTCAGGATCTGGTAATAAATCAGACAGTTTGACAATGAGTTTGCTCGCCGAAACTGTTCCTGCTAATAGAGATACACCACTTTTTGATTATCCGTTCAATGAATTACTTATTTGGGCAGTATTAACAAAAAGACAACAAATGGCTTTGTTAATGTGGCAACATGGAGAAGAAGCATTGGCCAAAGCACTTGTTGccttgaaattatataaagcaATGGCTCATGAAGCTGCAGAAGATGACCTTGAAACGGAAGTTTACGATGAATTACGTGGTTATGGAAaggaatttgaaaatattg CTTTGGAGTTATTGGATTACTGCTATCGACAAGACGATGATCAAACACAACAATTATTAACATCAGAACTTCAAAATTGGTCTGGTCAAACTTGTTTATCACTTGCAGTTACTGCTAATCATCGTCCACTTTTAGCGCATCCTTGTAGTCAAATCATTTTAGCAGATTTATGGATGGGTGGTCTTCGTACTCGTAAAAATACTAATTTAAAG GTTGTTCTTGGTCTGTTGTGTCCTGTTTATATATCACGGCTGGAATTTAAAAGTAGAGAGGAATTACAATTAATGCCGCAAACGCAAGAGGAACATTTGATTGCTcttgaagatgaaaaagaagatagtgaTTCAGAACATGGTACATCAAATGGCCCGGATGTTGAG aaaCGTCTGCGCAGGAGCCTCAGCATACGCAACAAATGCAGCAGCCATCAAGGCATTAAG GCTTTAATTAGCAGTGAACATTCTACAACAGTTGTAAAAGAAACGATTGTACAAGAAAATGGCAAAGTATTGGCAGATAATGATGAAGGAACACATCGAGCTTATGGCATTCGTTCGGACTATTATGACAACAAAAACAGTAGACCATTacgattgaagaaaaaattgtatgaattttatacagcaccaattacaaaattttgGGCCAATGCT ATAGCATATATtgtctttttacttttattttcgtattgTATACTTATACAAATGGGCGAACATCCATCACTAGCAGAAATCTATGCAATTTCTTATATCTGTACATTGGGATGTGAGAAAGTACGCGAAATAGCAACGTCAGAACCGGCAAAGCTCTCACATAAATTTAGCGTTTGGGCCTGGAACATGTGGAATCCTTGCGACGCAGCcgctataatattttttcaaattggaCTTGCTTTGAGATTACGCCATTCAACTTTTGATGTAGGTCGAGTTATATATTGCGTTGATTGTATTTATTGGTATTTAAGAATACTTAATATTCTTGGAGTCAACAAATATCTAG GTCCATTGGTCACAATGATGGGGAAAATGGTAAAAAACATGATATATTTCGTGGTCCTCTTATTAGTTGTTCTCATGAGTTTTGGAGTATCAAGACAAGCTATATTAAATCCTAATGCAGAGCCAAAATGGCGAATAGTCCGTGAT atttttatggAACCTTATTTCATGCTTTACGGAGAAGTGTATGCGGACAATATAGATCCAGATTGTGGAAATGAACCAGGCATGCCGGAATGTCTTCCAGGTCGTTGGATAACACCAGCAGTTATGTCCGTATATCTTTTAGTTGCgaacatattattaataaatttgttaatcgcggttttcaataatatattcaacGAGGTTAATGCCGTTGCACATCAAGTATGGATGTTCCAACGTTTTACGGTTGTGATGGAATATGAACAAAAACCAGTTTTACCTCCGCCTCTTATCGCGGTCTgccatatatatttattagtaaaatatttattgagaCACCTGACGCGAGGTAAAAGGAGTACAGGTGAAACATGCGACAATGGTCTCAAACTATTTCTTGAGGCTGACGATATGGAACGTTTATATGATTTTGAAGAAGATTGCGTTGAGGGATATTTTCGTGAGCAAGAACTCAAATTACAAATGTCTACCGAAGAACGGGTTAAAATTACAACGGAAAGGGTTGAAAATATGCATCagaaaatagaagatattgataaaaagGAACATACTCAGAATGCTTCGCTTCag GCCGTAGAATTTCGTATTCGCAAATTGGAAGAATTAAGCGAACAAACATTGGCACATCTTGGCGTAATACATCGTTTCATGGCAACTCACATGCCCAACGAAGGATTTCCTACTTTTGATATAGACATTCGTCAACGTAGAGTCTCCGAAAGATCGGATGCTTTTTCAGAGACTGACTCTCATACCCAATTACCTAGTCTCATATTACGACGTAAAAGGCTTTTGCGTTCTCAAACAGATGCCACTTTCTTAAACATAGAACAACCATTGGAGGACGATGCCTTGAAAAATTCTGAAACGATAACGTCTCGTGAGAATCTAAGTAGAAACGATTCCTCTGTGAGCATCGTCGATCCTCAGAATGTTCAAGAAGACGTTAAGACTACTGCAAGCCAAGAAAGCGAAGTGAGCAAAGATGTAGGAGAAGTGGaatcgacgataaaaaaagaagtatcattAGAGAGGGAAGTTAGTAGCGAAGCTCCTGCTTCGGAACCATTGAGACAAGACTCGACCGAACGTCCAATTAGACAAAATAGTAGAACTCGTTCTGAATCCGACGACGTGGTAATGATTCCACCGCCAAATATACAAAGAGGTGTTACATGGGCAGAACCACGCGTTGCAGTGATTCCATCGTCCGTAACTTCGGCCGGTAGTACACAAAGATCAATCCTTTTAGCAATGCGCGCCGAATATACTAGTATTACCGACGAATTAGAAAGTTATTGCGGTCTTCTTAGTCCACCAAGAACCCCACCGGTTTCGCCTCCATTATCAAGGAATAGAAATGTATCGGAAATTAATAATCCTGAGATGGCTTGGCAAATAGAGAATGAACATTTAAGGGATGCCGAGGAATGCGATTATCAACAAATGGAAGATTTAATTCAACGGCGTTACAAGGAGGACGAAGATGAATCCAGTAATCCACCTGAGGATGGTGCTACTGCTAATTTCTTTGCCATATCCAACGAACATCGTCAATTGCGAAGATCTTCTGCGATCGATGAAGACTCTCGTAGACCACCACCTACAATCAGCGTTACCAGAGAGATTGAGCAAACACTTTCACGGCCACCTGCGATAAGAGACGCCGAATCTCCCGATCCTAGCGATAAGAATATGAGTACTGTACCAGCGCCAGCTTCTGAAACTATGTGTTGA
- the LOC124425393 gene encoding transient receptor potential cation channel trpm isoform X9: MFTEVQGDKNAEYDVITSSRCCCGYSYTYHCGTGADVPSYANSGSIEKEREQWSPGKNTNPYPTDAYGTIEFQGGPHPTKAQYVRLAHDTRPEPIVQLLCREWNLGLPKLLITVHGGRPNFELQPSLKKVLRKGLLKAAKTTGAWIFTGGTNTGVTRQVGDALLLERSQRQGRVVSIGIAPWGVLDKNHELIGRGEEVPYDCLSSPWTKYTVLNNRHAYFLLVDNGTEGRYGAEIVLRRKLEKYISNLKLQPYTHSSIPVVALVIEGGTNTIRSVLEYVTDVPPVPVVVCDGSGRAADLIAFMHKYASEGDGETGDGEGPLESMREHLLETIKRTFKVSVEQTNQLYSELLQCTRKKHLITVFRITQDRPQELDQTILTALFKSKQLSPAEQLSLSLIWNRVDIARSEIFVYGQKWPAGALEQAMMQALQHDRIDFVKLLLENGVSMRKFLSIPRLEELYNTKEGPSNTLGYILRDVRPNIPRGYMYTLHDIGLVINKLMGGAYRAQYTRRRFRVIYTKVMKRSGGQQQHMHRNSCVLSSGTRYYSGSGNKSDSLTMSLLAETVPANRDTPLFDYPFNELLIWAVLTKRQQMALLMWQHGEEALAKALVALKLYKAMAHEAAEDDLETEVYDELRGYGKEFENIALELLDYCYRQDDDQTQQLLTSELQNWSGQTCLSLAVTANHRPLLAHPCSQIILADLWMGGLRTRKNTNLKVVLGLLCPVYISRLEFKSREELQLMPQTQEEHLIALEDEKEDSDSEHGTSNGPDVEKRLRRSLSIRNKCSSHQGIKALISSEHSTTVVKETIVQENGKVLADNDEGTHRAYGIRSDYYDNKNSRPLRLKKKLYEFYTAPITKFWANAIAYIVFLLLFSYCILIQMGEHPSLAEIYAISYICTLGCEKVREIATSEPAKLSHKFSVWAWNMWNPCDAAAIIFFQIGLALRLRHSTFDVGRVIYCVDCIYWYLRILNILGVNKYLGPLVTMMGKMVKNMIYFVVLLLVVLMSFGVSRQAILNPNAEPKWRIVRDIFMEPYFMLYGEVYADNIDPDCGNEPGMPECLPGRWITPAVMSVYLLVANILLINLLIAVFNNIFNEVNAVAHQVWMFQRFTVVMEYEQKPVLPPPLIAVCHIYLLVKYLLRHLTRGKRSTGETCDNGLKLFLEADDMERLYDFEEDCVEGYFREQELKLQMSTEERVKITTERVENMHQKIEDIDKKEHTQNASLQAVEFRIRKLEELSEQTLAHLGVIHRFMATHMPNEGFPTFDIDIRQRRVSERSDAFSETDSHTQLPSLILRRKRLLRSQTDATFLNIEQPLEDDALKNSETITSRENLSRNDSSVSIVDPQNVQEDVKTTASQESEVSKDVGEVESTIKKEVSLEREVSSEAPASEPLRQDSTERPIRQNSRTRSESDDVVMIPPPNIQRGVTWAEPRVAVIPSSVTSAGSTQRSILLAMRAEYTSITDELESYCGLLSPPRTPPVSPPLSRNRNVSEINNPEMAWQIENEHLRDAEECDYQQMEDLIQRRYKEDEDESSNPPEDGATANFFAISNEHRQLRRSSAIDEDSRRPPPTISVTREIEQTLSRPPAIRDAESPDPSDKNMSTVPAPASETMC, encoded by the exons at GTTCACAGAAGTACAGGGAGATAAGAATGCAGAATACGATGTGATCACTTCTTCCAG ATGTTGTTGTGGTTATTCTTATACATACCATTGTGGGACTGGAGCAGATGTTCCAAGTTATGCCAACAGTGGTTCCATAGAAAAAGAACGTGAGCAATGGTCTCCaggaaaaaatacaaatcctTATCCAACCGATGCATATGGTACTATTGAATTTCAAGGTGGACCACATCCAACTAAAGCACaa TATGTAAGATTAGCTCATGATACTCGGCCAGAACCTATAGTACAATTATTGTGTCGAGAATGGAATTTAGGATTAcctaaattattaattactgtTCATGGTGGCCGACCAAATTTTGAATTACAGCCaagtttgaaaaaagtttTACGTAAAGGTTTATTGAAAGCTGCTAAAACAACTGGAGCTTGGATTTTCACAGGAGGAACAAATACAG gaGTTACACGTCAAGTTGGCGATGCTTTGCTATTAGAACGATCACAACGACAGGGTCGAGTAGTAAGCATAGGTATAGCTCCATGGGGGGTATTAGATAAAAATCACGAATTAATAGGACGTGGTGAAGAGGTACCATATGATTGCCTTTCTTCTCcttg gaCTAAATACACAGTTCTGAATAACCGACATGCTTACTTTTTATTGGTGGATAATGGTACTGAAGGTCGATATGGAGCAGAAATTGTATTGCgtagaaaattagaaaaatatatatctaatttaaaACTACAGCCGT atacACACAGTAGCATACCTGTAGTGGCATTAGTAATTGAAGGAGGAACAAACACGATACGTTCGGTATTAGAATATGTTACAGATGTTCCTCCAGTTCCTGTTGTTGTTTGCGATGGATCAGGACGTGCAGCTGATCTCATCGCTTTTATGCACAA ATATGCTAGTGAAGGAGATGGTGAAACTGGAGATGGTGAAGGACCGTTGGAAAGTATGAGAGAACATCTTCTGGAAACCATTAAACGCACTTTTAAAGTTTCTGTTGAACAAACAAATCAATTGTATTCTGAATTACTCCAATGTACCCGTAAGAAACATCTG ataACCGTATTCAGGATAACGCAAGATCGTCCACAAGAATTGGatcaaacaatattaacagCTTTATTTAAATCCAAACAATTATCTCCAGCCGAACAATTATCATTGTCTTTAATATGGAATAGAGTGGACATAGCTCGTAGTGAAATTTTTGTATATGGTCAAAAATGGCCGGCGGGTGCATTGGAGCAAGCTATGATGCAAGCTTTACAACACGATAGAATCGATTTCGTTAAATTACTTTTGGAAAATGGCGTATCcatgagaaaatttttatctatacctCGTTTGGAAGAACTTTATAACACA AAAGAAGGCCCATCGAATACATTAGGCTATATTCTGCGAGATGTACGGCCTAATATTCCACGTGGGTACATGTATACATTACATGATATTGGATTAGTAATCAACAAACTCATGGGTGGAGCTTATCGTGCACAATATACACGTAGAAGATTTCGTGTGATTTATACCAAAGTAATGAAAAGATCTGGTGGACAGCAACAACATATGCATCGGAATAGTTGTGTTTTAAGTTCTGGTACTCGTTATTATTCAGGATCTGGTAATAAATCAGACAGTTTGACAATGAGTTTGCTCGCCGAAACTGTTCCTGCTAATAGAGATACACCACTTTTTGATTATCCGTTCAATGAATTACTTATTTGGGCAGTATTAACAAAAAGACAACAAATGGCTTTGTTAATGTGGCAACATGGAGAAGAAGCATTGGCCAAAGCACTTGTTGccttgaaattatataaagcaATGGCTCATGAAGCTGCAGAAGATGACCTTGAAACGGAAGTTTACGATGAATTACGTGGTTATGGAAaggaatttgaaaatattg CTTTGGAGTTATTGGATTACTGCTATCGACAAGACGATGATCAAACACAACAATTATTAACATCAGAACTTCAAAATTGGTCTGGTCAAACTTGTTTATCACTTGCAGTTACTGCTAATCATCGTCCACTTTTAGCGCATCCTTGTAGTCAAATCATTTTAGCAGATTTATGGATGGGTGGTCTTCGTACTCGTAAAAATACTAATTTAAAG GTTGTTCTTGGTCTGTTGTGTCCTGTTTATATATCACGGCTGGAATTTAAAAGTAGAGAGGAATTACAATTAATGCCGCAAACGCAAGAGGAACATTTGATTGCTcttgaagatgaaaaagaagatagtgaTTCAGAACATGGTACATCAAATGGCCCGGATGTTGAG aaaCGTCTGCGCAGGAGCCTCAGCATACGCAACAAATGCAGCAGCCATCAAGGCATTAAG GCTTTAATTAGCAGTGAACATTCTACAACAGTTGTAAAAGAAACGATTGTACAAGAAAATGGCAAAGTATTGGCAGATAATGATGAAGGAACACATCGAGCTTATGGCATTCGTTCGGACTATTATGACAACAAAAACAGTAGACCATTacgattgaagaaaaaattgtatgaattttatacagcaccaattacaaaattttgGGCCAATGCT ATAGCATATATtgtctttttacttttattttcgtattgTATACTTATACAAATGGGCGAACATCCATCACTAGCAGAAATCTATGCAATTTCTTATATCTGTACATTGGGATGTGAGAAAGTACGCGAAATAGCAACGTCAGAACCGGCAAAGCTCTCACATAAATTTAGCGTTTGGGCCTGGAACATGTGGAATCCTTGCGACGCAGCcgctataatattttttcaaattggaCTTGCTTTGAGATTACGCCATTCAACTTTTGATGTAGGTCGAGTTATATATTGCGTTGATTGTATTTATTGGTATTTAAGAATACTTAATATTCTTGGAGTCAACAAATATCTAG GTCCATTGGTCACAATGATGGGGAAAATGGTAAAAAACATGATATATTTCGTGGTCCTCTTATTAGTTGTTCTCATGAGTTTTGGAGTATCAAGACAAGCTATATTAAATCCTAATGCAGAGCCAAAATGGCGAATAGTCCGTGAT atttttatggAACCTTATTTCATGCTTTACGGAGAAGTGTATGCGGACAATATAGATCCAGATTGTGGAAATGAACCAGGCATGCCGGAATGTCTTCCAGGTCGTTGGATAACACCAGCAGTTATGTCCGTATATCTTTTAGTTGCgaacatattattaataaatttgttaatcgcggttttcaataatatattcaacGAGGTTAATGCCGTTGCACATCAAGTATGGATGTTCCAACGTTTTACGGTTGTGATGGAATATGAACAAAAACCAGTTTTACCTCCGCCTCTTATCGCGGTCTgccatatatatttattagtaaaatatttattgagaCACCTGACGCGAGGTAAAAGGAGTACAGGTGAAACATGCGACAATGGTCTCAAACTATTTCTTGAGGCTGACGATATGGAACGTTTATATGATTTTGAAGAAGATTGCGTTGAGGGATATTTTCGTGAGCAAGAACTCAAATTACAAATGTCTACCGAAGAACGGGTTAAAATTACAACGGAAAGGGTTGAAAATATGCATCagaaaatagaagatattgataaaaagGAACATACTCAGAATGCTTCGCTTCag GCCGTAGAATTTCGTATTCGCAAATTGGAAGAATTAAGCGAACAAACATTGGCACATCTTGGCGTAATACATCGTTTCATGGCAACTCACATGCCCAACGAAGGATTTCCTACTTTTGATATAGACATTCGTCAACGTAGAGTCTCCGAAAGATCGGATGCTTTTTCAGAGACTGACTCTCATACCCAATTACCTAGTCTCATATTACGACGTAAAAGGCTTTTGCGTTCTCAAACAGATGCCACTTTCTTAAACATAGAACAACCATTGGAGGACGATGCCTTGAAAAATTCTGAAACGATAACGTCTCGTGAGAATCTAAGTAGAAACGATTCCTCTGTGAGCATCGTCGATCCTCAGAATGTTCAAGAAGACGTTAAGACTACTGCAAGCCAAGAAAGCGAAGTGAGCAAAGATGTAGGAGAAGTGGaatcgacgataaaaaaagaagtatcattAGAGAGGGAAGTTAGTAGCGAAGCTCCTGCTTCGGAACCATTGAGACAAGACTCGACCGAACGTCCAATTAGACAAAATAGTAGAACTCGTTCTGAATCCGACGACGTGGTAATGATTCCACCGCCAAATATACAAAGAGGTGTTACATGGGCAGAACCACGCGTTGCAGTGATTCCATCGTCCGTAACTTCGGCCGGTAGTACACAAAGATCAATCCTTTTAGCAATGCGCGCCGAATATACTAGTATTACCGACGAATTAGAAAGTTATTGCGGTCTTCTTAGTCCACCAAGAACCCCACCGGTTTCGCCTCCATTATCAAGGAATAGAAATGTATCGGAAATTAATAATCCTGAGATGGCTTGGCAAATAGAGAATGAACATTTAAGGGATGCCGAGGAATGCGATTATCAACAAATGGAAGATTTAATTCAACGGCGTTACAAGGAGGACGAAGATGAATCCAGTAATCCACCTGAGGATGGTGCTACTGCTAATTTCTTTGCCATATCCAACGAACATCGTCAATTGCGAAGATCTTCTGCGATCGATGAAGACTCTCGTAGACCACCACCTACAATCAGCGTTACCAGAGAGATTGAGCAAACACTTTCACGGCCACCTGCGATAAGAGACGCCGAATCTCCCGATCCTAGCGATAAGAATATGAGTACTGTACCAGCGCCAGCTTCTGAAACTATGTGTTGA